From a region of the Mycobacteroides saopaulense genome:
- a CDS encoding TfoX/Sxy family protein — translation MAYDEDLVERIREVIATTKGVTEKRMFGGLAFLVHGHMTVAARRGSGLLARCDPQDTEALVTKTHVSRMVMGGREMDGWLSIDAEGLRTKRQLEPWVKRALAYAASLPPK, via the coding sequence GTGGCCTACGACGAGGACCTGGTTGAACGCATCCGCGAGGTGATCGCCACGACCAAGGGCGTCACCGAGAAACGGATGTTCGGCGGACTGGCCTTTCTGGTGCATGGGCATATGACGGTTGCCGCGAGACGCGGCAGTGGGCTGCTGGCACGCTGCGATCCTCAGGACACCGAAGCGCTGGTCACCAAGACGCACGTGAGCCGGATGGTGATGGGCGGCCGCGAGATGGACGGATGGCTGAGCATCGACGCCGAGGGGTTGCGCACCAAGCGCCAGCTGGAGCCCTGGGTGAAACGCGCGTTGGCCTACGCCGCTTCTCTGCCACCCAAGTAG
- a CDS encoding sulfatase-like hydrolase/transferase, which produces MAELNRRTVLTTGAIAAGAAAVGLGGYELLRKPGRSDSSASDGSKPNILVIVVDQMRAPQWFPDIQKLTSILPNLSRLQRDSVTFASHYTASNMCTPSRGAMTTGLYSHQTGCLFTGEGPTESSLAPQFPTWGTMLRQQGYRTWWWGKWHLGNWSDNTPEGLDAHGFSGGTFPSPNGMPNQGLQKDPGIVDQFAGWFEAEAGKGPWCTTVSLVNPHDICWWPKNPLPDDVPHWFDAVPVNFQTPDELRQHRKPQLQIDYANFMSPIMTGEVTYSGPDLARQWARCLDMYLWLQQQVDAQIGRVLDKLASRPEIDDNTVVVFTSDHGEYAGSHGLRGKGAAAYEEAIRVPLYIRDPHGVLTPKPGETRTQLTSSVDLAPLLLTIGSGGNGWRSDPRFSYLSARADIADIAENNAAGRKWIAHVTDDMSVEEMVTFLKDPRTRAVMGENAPTEIPTSAPSHIVAVRTAEAKLANYSYWKPGGMQIDTARPSDREFYDYSTPSGQQEIENQAGRGGKETELQALIDNEVLPEVQAPLPTFLGQAQEQGLADMQKLMAVRGG; this is translated from the coding sequence ATGGCCGAGCTCAACCGCAGGACCGTACTTACCACCGGGGCAATTGCGGCTGGTGCCGCCGCTGTCGGACTCGGGGGATACGAACTGCTCCGCAAGCCGGGGCGCAGCGACTCGTCGGCATCCGACGGGAGCAAGCCGAACATCTTGGTGATCGTGGTGGATCAGATGAGGGCCCCGCAGTGGTTCCCCGATATCCAAAAGCTCACCAGCATCTTGCCGAACCTGAGTCGATTGCAAAGGGACAGCGTTACTTTCGCCTCGCATTACACCGCGTCGAACATGTGCACCCCATCGCGGGGCGCCATGACGACGGGGCTGTACTCGCACCAGACCGGCTGCCTGTTCACCGGTGAGGGGCCCACCGAATCGAGCCTGGCTCCACAGTTCCCCACCTGGGGCACCATGCTGCGCCAGCAGGGCTACCGGACCTGGTGGTGGGGCAAGTGGCATCTGGGCAACTGGAGCGATAACACGCCTGAAGGTCTTGATGCACACGGCTTCTCGGGTGGAACATTCCCCTCGCCGAACGGCATGCCGAATCAGGGCCTGCAGAAGGACCCCGGGATCGTCGACCAGTTCGCAGGGTGGTTCGAGGCGGAGGCCGGTAAGGGGCCATGGTGCACCACCGTCTCTCTGGTAAACCCCCATGACATCTGCTGGTGGCCGAAGAATCCTCTCCCGGACGATGTTCCGCACTGGTTCGATGCGGTGCCCGTCAACTTCCAGACACCCGATGAGCTGCGGCAGCATCGCAAGCCGCAGCTGCAGATCGACTACGCGAACTTCATGTCGCCGATCATGACGGGCGAAGTGACCTACTCGGGCCCGGACCTGGCGCGTCAGTGGGCCCGTTGTCTGGATATGTACCTGTGGTTGCAACAACAGGTGGACGCCCAGATCGGCAGGGTGCTCGACAAGCTGGCGTCACGTCCAGAGATCGACGACAACACGGTCGTCGTCTTCACCTCCGATCATGGCGAGTACGCGGGCTCACATGGCTTGCGCGGCAAGGGAGCAGCCGCCTACGAGGAGGCCATCCGGGTTCCGCTGTACATTCGCGATCCGCACGGCGTGCTCACGCCCAAGCCGGGCGAGACGCGCACTCAGCTCACCTCCAGTGTCGACCTCGCACCCTTGCTGCTGACCATCGGATCCGGCGGAAACGGGTGGCGTTCGGATCCACGTTTCTCATACCTGTCCGCGCGCGCCGATATCGCCGACATCGCCGAAAACAATGCGGCGGGACGCAAGTGGATTGCGCACGTCACCGACGACATGTCGGTGGAGGAGATGGTCACCTTTCTCAAGGATCCGCGAACCCGCGCGGTGATGGGCGAGAACGCACCCACCGAGATCCCCACCTCGGCACCGAGTCACATCGTCGCGGTGCGTACCGCCGAAGCCAAGCTGGCCAACTATTCGTACTGGAAGCCCGGCGGTATGCAGATCGACACCGCGCGGCCCTCGGATCGCGAATTCTACGACTATTCAACGCCTTCCGGCCAGCAGGAGATCGAGAATCAGGCCGGACGAGGCGGCAAGGAAACCGAGCTGCAAGCTCTCATCGACAACGAGGTGTTGCCGGAGGTGCAAGCACCGCTACCGACCTTCCTGGGGCAGGCGCAAGAGCAGGGCCTGGCCGATATGCAAAAGCTGATGGCGGTGCGCGGCGGGTAG
- a CDS encoding NADase-type glycan-binding domain-containing protein, with protein sequence MTGPYNYGPAPDYDAEFAAAHNPALPQDQLLRLWHTRPDLREALAQLPACPPNLAAQVKFSDPWRDPNARSHRGVIMAFATLAGLLVIVGLGYVGYMAVRGDGTTQQTHGMLPPNDPKTTSSSAAMTTTAPPPVQSSPVKPVDVSTNCVQAEDGTDSNGVKYVYDPAKAFDNDPLTAWRCQWKEQDGQSITAKFDHPTLITSVGLIPGYAKTDIDGSDRFAQNRKITRVRWEFGDGSSVKQQVPVSRALASIKVNVVTDSVTMVIEATEPGVSIVNKSGQRQDAFNGLVSVSEIEIMGTQPPVGEGPAPAPALPPAPPVGAPPAMPTPGQAPPAPSPAPAAPTSPPAPPRP encoded by the coding sequence ATGACCGGTCCCTACAACTACGGACCGGCGCCGGACTACGACGCGGAGTTCGCCGCCGCGCACAATCCGGCGCTACCGCAGGATCAGCTGTTGCGGCTGTGGCATACGCGCCCCGATCTGCGTGAGGCCCTGGCGCAGTTGCCCGCGTGCCCGCCCAACCTGGCCGCACAGGTGAAGTTCTCCGATCCGTGGCGCGATCCCAATGCGCGGTCCCATCGTGGGGTCATCATGGCTTTCGCGACGCTGGCCGGCCTGCTGGTGATCGTCGGACTCGGCTACGTCGGGTATATGGCGGTACGTGGCGACGGCACCACCCAGCAGACACACGGGATGCTTCCACCGAATGACCCGAAGACGACGAGCAGCAGTGCCGCGATGACCACCACCGCGCCACCGCCGGTGCAATCGAGCCCGGTCAAGCCGGTGGATGTGTCCACCAACTGCGTTCAGGCCGAGGACGGTACCGACAGCAATGGAGTCAAGTACGTCTACGACCCCGCCAAGGCATTCGATAACGACCCACTGACCGCGTGGCGGTGCCAGTGGAAGGAACAGGACGGTCAGTCGATCACGGCCAAGTTCGATCACCCGACGCTGATCACCTCGGTCGGGCTGATCCCCGGATATGCCAAGACCGATATCGACGGATCGGACCGCTTTGCCCAGAACCGCAAGATCACCAGGGTGCGTTGGGAATTCGGTGACGGCAGCTCGGTCAAGCAGCAGGTGCCGGTGAGTCGTGCGTTGGCGAGTATCAAGGTGAACGTGGTGACCGATTCAGTCACGATGGTCATCGAGGCCACCGAGCCTGGCGTCTCGATTGTGAACAAGAGTGGCCAGCGCCAGGACGCCTTCAACGGACTGGTCTCGGTGAGCGAGATCGAGATCATGGGCACACAGCCCCCTGTCGGGGAAGGACCCGCACCAGCGCCTGCCCTGCCGCCGGCGCCTCCGGTGGGCGCCCCGCCGGCGATGCCGACACCGGGGCAGGCGCCTCCCGCACCGTCGCCGGCTCCTGCCGCGCCGACCTCACCTCCGGCGCCTCCGCGACCGTAG
- a CDS encoding RNA polymerase sigma factor → MAHDEIGRIFREEYGRTVATLIRYFSSIDLAEDAVQEAFEVAIAKWPQDGIPPNPGAWITTTARNRGIDKLRRDQRRDELSREATAFEEPQPEPREVGPVQDDRLRLIFTCCHPALSPEAQVSLTLRLLGGLTTPEIANAYLVSESTMAARITRAKKKIAAAGIPYRVPVDHDLPERLSSVLAALYLVYNEGYAASSGASLTRTDLSVEAIRLVRLLADLMPDEPEALGLLALLLLTEARRPARTDADGALVLLADQDRTRWNRAMIAEGHELVRRCLRRDAPGPYQIQAAINAVHDDASSAALTDWSQIVSLYDQLVRYTPTTVVALNRAVAVAERDGAEAGLAAIEPLRDDLDRYYPLHAARADLLARLHRDREAAEAYRKALEITDNEVFRRYLGDRLARLEPGT, encoded by the coding sequence GTGGCGCACGACGAGATCGGTCGCATCTTCCGCGAGGAGTACGGCCGCACCGTGGCGACGTTGATCCGCTATTTCAGCAGCATCGACCTCGCCGAGGACGCCGTGCAGGAGGCGTTCGAGGTGGCCATCGCCAAGTGGCCGCAGGACGGCATCCCGCCCAATCCCGGTGCCTGGATCACCACGACGGCACGCAACCGCGGCATCGACAAATTGCGCCGCGATCAGCGGCGCGACGAACTCTCCCGGGAAGCAACGGCTTTCGAAGAGCCTCAGCCCGAGCCGCGGGAGGTGGGGCCGGTGCAAGATGATCGTCTGAGACTCATCTTCACGTGCTGCCACCCGGCGCTGTCGCCGGAGGCGCAGGTCTCGCTGACGCTGCGCTTGCTCGGTGGGCTCACCACGCCGGAGATCGCCAACGCGTACCTGGTCTCCGAATCGACCATGGCAGCACGCATCACTCGCGCCAAGAAGAAGATCGCCGCGGCGGGCATTCCCTACCGGGTGCCGGTGGATCACGATCTGCCGGAACGGCTCTCTTCGGTGCTGGCTGCGCTCTACCTCGTCTACAACGAGGGTTACGCGGCCTCCTCGGGTGCCTCGCTGACGCGCACGGACCTATCCGTGGAGGCGATCCGGCTGGTGCGGCTGCTGGCGGATCTGATGCCCGACGAACCCGAAGCGTTGGGCCTGCTGGCGCTGCTGCTGTTGACCGAGGCCCGCCGCCCCGCGCGCACCGACGCCGACGGCGCACTGGTCTTGCTTGCCGATCAGGACCGCACCCGATGGAACCGCGCCATGATCGCCGAGGGGCACGAGCTGGTGCGCCGGTGCCTGCGCCGGGACGCTCCAGGTCCGTATCAGATCCAGGCGGCGATCAATGCCGTCCACGACGATGCGTCCTCGGCGGCGCTGACCGACTGGAGTCAGATCGTCAGTCTGTATGACCAGCTGGTGCGCTACACGCCCACCACCGTCGTGGCCCTGAATCGCGCCGTGGCCGTCGCCGAACGCGACGGTGCGGAAGCCGGGCTGGCAGCCATCGAACCGTTGCGCGACGACCTTGACCGCTACTACCCACTACATGCGGCGCGGGCGGATCTGCTTGCCAGGCTCCACCGAGACCGCGAGGCGGCCGAGGCGTATCGAAAAGCCTTGGAAATCACCGACAACGAGGTGTTCCGCAGGTATCTCGGAGACCGGCTGGCCCGGCTCGAACCCGGCACATGA